Proteins from one Piscinibacter lacus genomic window:
- a CDS encoding DEAD/DEAH box helicase, whose translation MSFLADAEEAQASLNTVQEVAEPVSTEPQAPNAFLALGLIQPLVDAVAALGYTAPTPVQLQAVPSALAGGDWMVSSQTGSGKTAAFLLPVLQRLLTLPPAAASRVAAPRAVVLCPTRELAQQVASDAIDLMRGVSAAMRSASKHDKVRDAVRGLRVATIVGGMAYGKQLFDLRGADLIVATPGRLLDLQERKQIRLDLCHMLVVDEADRMLDLGFAEDLAALHDATAQREQTMMFSATFAPRIMTLATRVMREPGRLELATAQDRHTDITQTLHWADNLGHKHKLLEHWLRDVALEQAVVFASTQVDTEALAETLQQMGYSAVALHGAMPQGVRNRRLQNLRDGHIRVLVATDVAARGIDVPSISHVINFGLPMKAEDYVHRIGRTGRAGRSGHAITIAEHRERAKIRAIEAYTRQTLVPTVIPGLEPTPQAPKPRRDKPMPGFRKGQAHAGGGGAGRWAEGGGGGGGYGAPRPEGGAPRGDRGPGGFRNDRGPRGGGR comes from the coding sequence ATGTCCTTCCTTGCCGACGCTGAAGAAGCCCAGGCAAGCCTCAACACCGTGCAGGAAGTGGCCGAGCCGGTCTCGACCGAGCCCCAGGCCCCCAATGCCTTCCTCGCCCTCGGCCTGATCCAGCCCCTGGTCGATGCCGTGGCCGCCCTCGGCTACACCGCGCCGACCCCGGTGCAACTTCAAGCCGTGCCCTCGGCCCTGGCCGGCGGCGACTGGATGGTCTCCAGCCAGACCGGCAGCGGCAAGACCGCCGCCTTCCTGCTGCCCGTGCTGCAGCGCCTGCTGACCCTGCCGCCGGCCGCCGCCTCGCGGGTGGCCGCCCCGCGCGCTGTCGTGCTCTGCCCGACCCGCGAACTGGCCCAGCAGGTGGCGTCCGACGCCATCGACCTGATGCGCGGCGTCAGCGCCGCGATGCGCAGTGCCAGCAAGCACGACAAGGTGCGTGATGCCGTGCGCGGCCTGCGCGTGGCCACCATCGTCGGCGGCATGGCCTACGGCAAGCAGCTCTTCGACCTGCGCGGCGCCGACCTCATCGTCGCCACCCCGGGCCGCCTGCTCGACCTGCAGGAACGCAAGCAGATCCGCCTGGACCTGTGCCACATGCTCGTGGTGGACGAGGCCGACCGCATGCTCGACCTCGGCTTCGCCGAGGACCTGGCCGCCCTGCACGACGCGACCGCCCAGCGCGAGCAGACCATGATGTTCTCGGCCACCTTCGCGCCGCGCATCATGACCCTGGCCACCCGCGTGATGCGCGAGCCGGGTCGCCTGGAGCTGGCCACCGCCCAGGACCGCCACACCGACATCACCCAGACCCTGCACTGGGCCGACAACCTCGGCCACAAGCACAAGCTGCTGGAGCACTGGCTGCGCGATGTGGCGCTGGAGCAGGCGGTCGTCTTCGCCAGCACCCAGGTCGACACCGAGGCCCTGGCCGAAACCCTGCAGCAGATGGGCTACTCCGCCGTCGCCCTGCACGGCGCCATGCCCCAGGGCGTGCGCAACCGTCGCCTGCAGAACCTGCGTGATGGCCACATCCGCGTGCTGGTCGCCACCGACGTGGCCGCCCGCGGCATCGACGTGCCGAGCATCAGCCACGTCATCAACTTCGGCCTGCCCATGAAGGCCGAGGACTATGTGCACCGCATCGGCCGCACCGGCCGCGCCGGCCGCAGCGGTCACGCGATCACCATCGCCGAGCACCGCGAGCGCGCCAAGATCCGTGCGATCGAGGCCTACACCCGCCAGACCCTGGTGCCGACCGTGATCCCCGGCCTCGAACCCACCCCGCAGGCCCCGAAGCCTCGTCGCGACAAGCCGATGCCCGGCTTCCGCAAGGGCCAGGCCCATGCCGGTGGCGGCGGTGCGGGCCGCTGGGCTGAGGGGGGCGGCGGTGGCGGTGGCTACGGCGCTCCGCGTCCCGAAGGCGGTGCGCCGCGTGGCGACCGGGGTCCGGGCGGCTTCCGCAACGACCGTGGTCCGCGCGGCGGCGGTCGCTGA
- a CDS encoding LEA type 2 family protein, whose product MPKIQSSSPAGASPRSPRRRQLASRLLLVAALPLAGCIVIPLRDPLRVQVVGIEPLPGAGLEWRFGVKLRLLNPNDAELDYSGVFLELDVGGKPLGSGISDVKGRLTPFGETQLFVPVTVTALDALRQALRVVEGKDGRRLDYVLRGKVGVGGVLGERRFETRGELTLPASMR is encoded by the coding sequence ATGCCCAAGATTCAGTCTTCGTCCCCCGCCGGCGCCTCGCCCCGGTCACCTCGTCGCCGCCAGCTTGCCAGCCGCCTGCTGCTGGTCGCGGCCCTGCCGCTGGCCGGCTGCATTGTCATCCCGCTGCGCGATCCCCTCCGGGTGCAGGTGGTCGGCATCGAGCCGCTGCCCGGCGCCGGCTTGGAGTGGCGCTTCGGCGTCAAGCTGCGCCTGCTCAATCCCAACGATGCCGAGCTGGACTACAGCGGTGTCTTCCTTGAACTCGATGTCGGCGGCAAGCCGCTGGGCAGCGGCATCAGCGACGTCAAGGGGCGCCTCACGCCCTTCGGCGAGACCCAGCTTTTCGTGCCCGTGACCGTGACCGCGCTCGATGCCCTGCGCCAGGCGCTGCGGGTGGTCGAGGGCAAGGACGGCCGCCGCCTCGACTATGTGCTGCGCGGCAAGGTCGGCGTCGGCGGCGTGCTCGGCGAGCGTCGCTTCGAGACCCGTGGCGAGCTGACCCTGCCGGCCAGCATGCGCTGA
- a CDS encoding pyridoxamine 5'-phosphate oxidase family protein, which translates to MSRLFGPAQRALQDQYDTRRIADKVEAIALHDSLSEADRAFIAGRDMFFLSSVDAQGMPTVSYKGGAPGFVRTPDEKTLVFPSYDGNGMFLSLGNLAATAKVGLLFIDFETPNRIRVQGEARLDTDPAALADWPGAQLLVRVTVQAVWPNCPRYIHRYRKEAPSRYVPQPEDPVPLAGWKRIDLLQDDLPAADQGRAAREGGTISIETWFGQVACGDPKA; encoded by the coding sequence ATGAGCCGACTTTTCGGACCCGCGCAGCGCGCGCTGCAAGACCAGTACGACACCCGCCGCATCGCCGACAAGGTCGAGGCCATCGCGCTGCACGACAGCCTGAGCGAGGCCGACCGCGCCTTCATCGCCGGCCGCGACATGTTCTTCCTGTCCAGCGTCGATGCGCAGGGCATGCCGACCGTGTCCTACAAGGGCGGCGCGCCGGGCTTCGTGCGCACGCCCGACGAGAAGACCCTGGTCTTCCCGTCCTACGACGGCAACGGCATGTTCCTCTCGCTGGGCAACCTGGCCGCCACGGCCAAGGTCGGCCTGCTCTTCATCGACTTCGAGACGCCCAACCGCATCCGCGTGCAGGGCGAAGCGCGGCTCGACACCGATCCGGCCGCGCTCGCCGACTGGCCCGGCGCGCAATTGCTGGTGCGGGTGACGGTGCAGGCCGTCTGGCCCAACTGCCCGCGCTACATCCACCGCTACCGCAAGGAAGCACCCTCGCGCTATGTGCCGCAGCCCGAGGACCCGGTGCCGCTGGCGGGCTGGAAGCGCATCGACCTGCTGCAAGACGATCTGCCCGCCGCCGACCAGGGCCGCGCGGCCCGCGAGGGCGGCACGATCTCGATCGAGACCTGGTTCGGGCAAGTGGCCTGCGGCGATCCCAAGGCCTGA
- a CDS encoding PepSY domain-containing protein, whose product MTFRKTLVLVLALAAAGAAQAGPSCTEEPVSKWLTAEQMDAKLRTLGYVDDVRKLHVSKGKCWEIDGHDKAGKAVEVYFHPISGVIVQENRKD is encoded by the coding sequence ATGACCTTCCGCAAGACCCTCGTTCTCGTCCTCGCCCTGGCCGCCGCCGGAGCCGCCCAGGCCGGCCCGAGCTGCACCGAGGAGCCCGTCAGCAAGTGGCTCACCGCCGAGCAGATGGATGCCAAGCTGCGCACCCTCGGCTATGTCGACGACGTGCGCAAGCTGCATGTCTCCAAGGGCAAGTGCTGGGAGATCGATGGCCATGACAAGGCCGGCAAGGCAGTCGAGGTCTATTTCCACCCGATCAGCGGCGTGATCGTCCAAGAGAACCGCAAGGACTGA
- a CDS encoding cytochrome b/b6 domain-containing protein, whose protein sequence is MSPPAAGAAPATVRVWDRLVRGFHWSLVASFLGSWLSSDSFREAHESLGWIALGLVLLRIVWGFVGRGHARFDHFVPRPLALRGYLHALLRGREPRHLGHNPAAAVMIVFLLGSVIGIGGTGWMMTTDRWWGVEWVEALHGLLVDLTLVAVAVHVGAALLESWRHRENLILAMFTGRKRAESEAPSGDEPAPRR, encoded by the coding sequence ATGTCCCCCCCTGCGGCGGGCGCGGCCCCGGCCACGGTGCGGGTCTGGGACCGCCTGGTCCGCGGCTTCCACTGGAGCCTGGTCGCGAGCTTCCTCGGATCCTGGCTGAGCAGCGATTCCTTCCGCGAGGCCCATGAGTCGCTGGGCTGGATCGCCCTGGGCCTGGTGCTGCTGCGCATCGTCTGGGGTTTCGTCGGCCGCGGCCATGCGCGCTTCGACCATTTCGTGCCGCGGCCGTTGGCGCTGCGGGGCTATCTGCACGCGCTGCTGCGCGGTCGCGAGCCGCGCCACCTGGGCCACAACCCGGCGGCGGCGGTGATGATCGTCTTCCTGCTGGGCTCGGTGATCGGCATCGGCGGCACGGGCTGGATGATGACGACCGACCGCTGGTGGGGCGTCGAATGGGTCGAGGCCCTGCACGGCCTGCTGGTCGACCTGACCCTGGTCGCGGTGGCTGTGCATGTCGGCGCGGCGCTGCTGGAAAGCTGGCGGCATCGCGAGAACCTGATCCTGGCGATGTTCACCGGCCGCAAGCGCGCCGAGAGCGAAGCGCCTTCCGGCGACGAGCCCGCGCCCCGGCGCTGA
- a CDS encoding ATPase with chaperone activity, with protein MALQPSPPRGWRAPDLAALAERHEFCEDLAQSLAESCRGLPGALGVTADDVLERCHRGLAGPDAGVSPAESVWVLRRLAELLGWRDPGDWLDPAAG; from the coding sequence ATGGCCCTGCAGCCCAGCCCGCCGCGCGGCTGGCGCGCGCCCGATCTCGCCGCCCTGGCCGAGCGCCACGAGTTCTGCGAAGACCTGGCCCAGAGCCTGGCCGAAAGCTGCCGCGGCCTGCCCGGCGCCCTGGGCGTGACGGCCGACGATGTGCTGGAGCGCTGCCACCGCGGCCTGGCCGGCCCGGACGCCGGCGTCAGCCCGGCCGAGTCGGTGTGGGTGTTGCGCCGCCTGGCCGAGCTGCTGGGCTGGCGCGATCCGGGCGATTGGCTCGATCCCGCGGCTGGCTGA
- a CDS encoding radical SAM protein: MTSNQRAAYDAQRQCADTGPLCHAPASNMYFGMTGTVGACCYNRSEAYGQYPQSSVRQLWDSATRKALDAAMRDPDIPLAGGCRLCALPYEAGNFQGMVARAFDSLSAPKPQAMHWLQRIKGRLGRSEPAPVYPRQMDFELSNTCNLECSMCNGYFSSLIREKREKLPPLLSPYDSDFVAQLREFIPHLKRARFYGGEPFLIPIYHEIWDAMIELNPGMEVVITTNGTVLNERVKRVLDRLTGRLVMSIDSRVQATYESIRVGANYAQVMRNVDHFVERLAGKDMLSMAICPMPGNAAEVPELLDWCNRNKVRIYFNVVSQPTGASLRSLSVETLHALARQYDAVDCPRGTALERDNAEVFEGLRLQVRHWAETAVAARERYVPLMKLLRSAEAGGDDLQARVVRRELDLRTRDTASPEDLLSYGDEQSMSRFDFLFAYLRAAGETYLAEQGWTGAEAEVVRQRLAGVETLIRGMDLDPELLVRNVVLSSPCLTVQAVLRHDDASLARMMGTLAARAAQVKVPVVAA, translated from the coding sequence ATGACCTCGAACCAACGTGCCGCCTACGACGCCCAGCGCCAGTGCGCCGACACCGGCCCGCTCTGCCACGCCCCGGCTTCGAACATGTATTTCGGCATGACGGGCACCGTGGGTGCCTGTTGCTACAACCGCAGCGAGGCCTATGGCCAGTACCCGCAGTCCAGCGTGCGCCAACTGTGGGACAGCGCCACCCGCAAGGCCCTGGACGCCGCCATGCGCGATCCGGACATTCCGCTGGCCGGTGGCTGCCGGCTGTGCGCCCTGCCCTACGAGGCTGGCAACTTCCAGGGCATGGTCGCGCGGGCTTTCGATTCGCTGTCCGCCCCCAAGCCGCAGGCCATGCACTGGCTGCAGCGCATCAAGGGCCGGCTGGGCCGCAGCGAGCCGGCGCCGGTCTATCCGCGCCAGATGGACTTCGAGCTGTCCAACACCTGCAATCTCGAATGCTCGATGTGCAATGGCTATTTCTCCTCGCTGATCCGTGAGAAGCGCGAGAAGCTGCCGCCCCTCCTCAGCCCCTACGACAGCGACTTCGTCGCGCAATTGCGCGAGTTCATTCCGCACCTCAAGCGGGCCCGTTTCTACGGCGGCGAACCCTTCCTGATCCCGATCTACCACGAGATCTGGGACGCCATGATCGAGCTCAATCCGGGCATGGAGGTGGTCATCACCACCAACGGCACGGTGCTCAACGAACGGGTCAAGCGCGTGCTGGACCGGCTGACCGGCCGGCTGGTGATGTCGATCGACAGCCGCGTGCAAGCCACCTACGAGTCGATCCGCGTCGGCGCGAACTACGCGCAGGTGATGCGCAATGTGGATCACTTCGTCGAGCGGCTGGCGGGCAAGGACATGCTCTCGATGGCGATCTGCCCGATGCCGGGCAACGCCGCCGAGGTTCCTGAGCTGCTGGACTGGTGCAACCGCAACAAGGTGCGGATCTATTTCAACGTGGTGTCCCAGCCGACCGGCGCCTCGCTGCGCAGCCTGTCGGTCGAGACCCTGCATGCGCTGGCTCGCCAGTACGACGCCGTCGACTGCCCGCGCGGAACCGCGCTGGAGCGCGACAACGCCGAAGTCTTCGAGGGCCTGCGCCTGCAAGTGCGTCACTGGGCCGAGACCGCCGTGGCCGCCCGCGAGCGCTACGTGCCGCTGATGAAGCTGCTGCGCAGCGCCGAGGCCGGCGGCGACGACCTGCAAGCCCGTGTGGTGCGCCGTGAACTGGACCTGCGCACGCGCGACACGGCCTCGCCCGAGGACTTGCTGAGCTATGGCGATGAGCAGTCGATGTCGCGCTTCGACTTCCTTTTCGCCTACCTGCGGGCGGCCGGCGAGACCTACCTGGCCGAGCAGGGCTGGACCGGCGCCGAAGCCGAGGTCGTGCGCCAGCGCCTGGCCGGGGTGGAGACCCTGATCCGCGGCATGGACCTGGACCCCGAACTGCTGGTGCGCAATGTCGTGCTCAGCAGCCCCTGCCTGACCGTGCAGGCGGTGCTGCGGCATGACGATGCCTCGCTCGCCCGCATGATGGGCACGCTGGCGGCACGCGCGGCGCAGGTGAAGGTGCCGGTCGTCGCGGCCTGA
- the cysE gene encoding serine O-acetyltransferase → MLARLREDIACILERDPAARSAFEVLTCYPGLHAIVIHRWAHACWRRGWHWLGRFISQTGRFLTGIEIHPGATLGRRVFIDHGMGVVVGETAEIGDDCTIYQGVTLGGTSLYKGAKRHPTLGKGVIVGANSQVLGGFTVGDGARIGSSAVVVKPVPAGATAVGNPARILHAPDDAAREAAAAKMGFSAYGVTQGDDPVSQAMRGLIDSAAGHEHQIAMLWQALDTLIKAQNPDVCVPSDAQRAEAFDAEGLKGLVK, encoded by the coding sequence ATGCTTGCCCGCCTGCGCGAAGACATCGCCTGCATCCTCGAACGCGACCCGGCCGCGCGCTCGGCCTTCGAGGTGCTCACCTGCTACCCGGGCCTGCATGCCATCGTCATCCACCGCTGGGCGCATGCCTGCTGGCGGCGCGGCTGGCACTGGCTGGGGCGCTTCATCTCGCAGACCGGCCGCTTCCTCACCGGCATCGAGATCCACCCCGGCGCCACCCTGGGCCGCCGCGTCTTCATCGACCACGGCATGGGCGTGGTGGTGGGCGAAACGGCCGAGATCGGCGACGACTGCACCATCTACCAGGGCGTCACCCTGGGCGGCACCTCGCTCTACAAGGGCGCCAAGCGCCATCCCACCCTGGGCAAGGGCGTGATCGTCGGCGCCAATTCGCAGGTGCTGGGCGGCTTCACGGTGGGCGATGGCGCGCGCATCGGCTCCAGCGCCGTCGTCGTCAAGCCCGTGCCGGCCGGGGCCACCGCCGTGGGCAACCCCGCGCGCATCCTGCATGCGCCCGACGACGCCGCCCGCGAGGCCGCCGCCGCCAAGATGGGCTTCTCCGCCTACGGCGTCACCCAGGGCGACGACCCCGTCTCGCAGGCCATGCGCGGCCTCATCGACTCGGCCGCCGGCCACGAGCACCAGATCGCCATGCTCTGGCAGGCGCTGGACACGCTCATCAAGGCGCAGAACCCCGACGTCTGCGTGCCCAGCGATGCGCAGCGCGCCGAGGCCTTCGACGCCGAGGGGCTCAAGGGCCTGGTGAAGTGA
- a CDS encoding ATP-binding protein: protein MAAALLWGFTALALAALDGRVEHATLALLLVLAAALSGLLLPPGPSVAVCTLAVAAFNWSLVPPRGSLRVALQPDALLLATTVLVGGLVAALVARQRRAAERAAAQAARAEARRAWAEALRGAGHPRELAGPLLARLREGLRERPGVLSASLWLPAEGPWPEAWAGDPPSAEQREGAGLAHRLGRAFGPGTGHHEASSAWILPLPGPQGPEGVLVLGLARAERGPADPVWAESLAALPDLLEPYAEALAQARLREAAAAARAEAEATTLRNTLLASIAHDQRTPLAALLGAATALREDARPLDTARRAALLDTVIEEAEGLVRLSENSLQLARLEAPGARLAADWESVEEIVATVLARARRRDPARRLKARVEPGLPLLQADAARLVQLLDNLVDNALRHGGPAGPVELLARRQDGGLLLAVRDRGPGVPLALRERIFQPFERGPRAPGEAAPQRRGAGLGLALGRAIAAAHGGRLTVRARAHGGASFECWLPLAADAPAAGEVPLAADPASARPERPAPDGPAAQPGRPAPPSRETPP from the coding sequence GTGGCTGCGGCCCTGCTGTGGGGCTTCACGGCCCTGGCCCTGGCCGCCCTCGACGGCCGGGTCGAGCACGCCACCCTCGCCCTGCTGCTGGTGCTGGCCGCGGCGCTGAGCGGGCTGCTGCTGCCGCCCGGGCCCTCGGTGGCGGTCTGCACGCTGGCGGTAGCCGCCTTCAACTGGAGCCTGGTGCCGCCGCGCGGCAGCCTGCGCGTGGCGCTGCAGCCCGATGCGCTGCTGCTGGCCACCACCGTGCTGGTCGGCGGTCTGGTGGCGGCCCTGGTCGCGCGCCAGCGCCGCGCGGCCGAGCGCGCCGCCGCCCAGGCGGCGCGCGCCGAAGCCCGCCGCGCCTGGGCCGAGGCCCTGCGCGGGGCGGGCCATCCGCGCGAGCTGGCCGGCCCGCTGCTCGCCCGGCTTCGCGAAGGCCTGCGCGAGCGGCCCGGCGTCCTCAGCGCCAGCCTCTGGCTGCCGGCCGAGGGGCCCTGGCCCGAAGCCTGGGCCGGCGACCCGCCCAGCGCCGAACAGCGCGAAGGTGCCGGCCTGGCCCATCGCCTGGGCCGCGCCTTCGGCCCCGGCACCGGCCACCACGAGGCGTCGTCGGCCTGGATCCTGCCGCTGCCCGGCCCGCAGGGCCCGGAAGGCGTGCTGGTGCTGGGCCTGGCGCGGGCCGAGCGCGGCCCCGCCGACCCGGTCTGGGCCGAAAGCCTGGCCGCGTTGCCCGACCTGCTGGAGCCCTATGCCGAGGCCCTGGCCCAGGCCCGCCTGCGCGAGGCAGCCGCCGCCGCCCGCGCCGAAGCCGAAGCCACCACCCTGCGTAACACCCTGCTGGCGTCGATTGCCCACGACCAGCGCACGCCGCTGGCTGCCCTGCTGGGCGCTGCCACCGCGCTGCGCGAAGACGCCCGCCCGCTGGACACGGCCCGCCGCGCCGCCCTGCTCGACACCGTGATCGAGGAGGCCGAGGGCCTCGTCCGCCTGAGCGAGAACAGCCTGCAGCTCGCCCGGCTGGAGGCGCCCGGCGCGCGGCTGGCGGCGGACTGGGAATCGGTCGAGGAGATCGTCGCCACCGTGCTGGCCCGGGCCCGCCGGCGCGACCCGGCGCGACGCCTGAAGGCCCGGGTCGAGCCCGGCCTGCCGCTGCTGCAGGCCGATGCCGCGCGCCTGGTGCAGTTGCTCGACAACCTGGTCGACAACGCGCTGCGCCACGGCGGCCCCGCGGGCCCGGTGGAGCTGCTGGCCCGCCGCCAGGATGGCGGCCTGCTGCTGGCCGTGCGCGACCGCGGCCCTGGGGTGCCGCTGGCCCTGCGCGAGCGCATCTTCCAGCCCTTCGAACGCGGCCCGCGCGCGCCCGGCGAAGCGGCCCCGCAACGCCGCGGCGCCGGCCTGGGCCTGGCCCTGGGCCGGGCCATCGCCGCCGCGCACGGCGGCCGGCTGACGGTGCGCGCCCGCGCCCATGGCGGCGCCAGCTTCGAATGCTGGCTGCCGCTGGCCGCCGATGCACCCGCCGCCGGCGAGGTGCCGCTGGCGGCCGACCCGGCGTCCGCCCGGCCCGAGCGGCCGGCCCCGGACGGGCCCGCTGCGCAGCCGGGGCGGCCGGCCCCGCCGTCCCGGGAGACCCCGCCATGA
- a CDS encoding winged helix-turn-helix domain-containing protein, whose translation MSLRVLLIEDDPVLRATLRAGLEAEGHAVAGAASRADAEAQLAEALRRREPPELLLLDLGLPDGEGEALLARLRAPDSPMRLPGVPVLVISAREDEAGKVRLLDAGADDYLVKPFGLPELLARMRVAWRHRGRAPEPARRHYARDGLAVDLAAHHVSLHGAEVHLTPTEFRLLACLVRSAGRVLTHRHLLAEVWGPECVAHTHYLRLYMAQLRAKLEAEPADPRRLLTEPGVGYRLVEPESAPDEAA comes from the coding sequence ATGAGCCTGCGCGTGCTGCTGATCGAGGACGACCCGGTGCTGCGCGCCACCCTGCGCGCCGGCCTGGAGGCCGAGGGCCATGCCGTGGCCGGTGCCGCCAGCCGGGCCGATGCCGAAGCCCAGCTCGCCGAAGCCCTGCGCCGGCGCGAGCCACCCGAGCTGCTGCTGCTCGACCTGGGCCTGCCCGACGGCGAGGGTGAGGCGCTGCTTGCCCGCCTGCGCGCGCCCGACAGCCCGATGCGCCTGCCCGGCGTGCCGGTGCTGGTGATCTCGGCCCGCGAGGACGAGGCCGGCAAGGTCCGCCTGCTCGACGCCGGGGCCGACGACTACTTGGTCAAGCCCTTCGGCCTGCCCGAGCTGCTGGCCCGCATGCGGGTGGCCTGGCGCCATCGCGGCCGCGCACCCGAGCCGGCCCGCCGCCACTATGCGCGCGACGGCCTGGCGGTGGACCTGGCCGCCCACCACGTCAGCCTGCACGGCGCCGAGGTGCACCTGACGCCCACCGAATTCCGCCTGCTGGCCTGCCTGGTGCGCAGCGCCGGCCGGGTGCTGACGCACCGTCATCTGCTGGCGGAAGTGTGGGGGCCGGAATGCGTGGCGCACACCCACTACCTTCGGCTCTACATGGCCCAGCTTCGCGCCAAGCTGGAGGCCGAGCCCGCCGACCCGCGCCGCCTGCTGACCGAGCCGGGCGTGGGCTATCGCCTGGTCGAGCCGGAGTCCGCGCCCGACGAGGCCGCCTGA
- a CDS encoding potassium transporter Kup translates to MASHPQAADPASVPRATQAALTVAALGVVYGDIGTSPLYTVKEVFAPATGVPLDALHLVGAVSVIVWTLLLVVSLKYVLLVLRADHHGEGGALALAARVAALMDGRPAQRTAVLALGVTAATLFYGDSLITPAISVLGAMEGLAVASPALAHWALPATVLILTGLFLVQRFGTARVGTAFGPIIALWFLTLALTGIVQIVQTPAILAALNPLAAVGFLVDRGPGLLLVMGAIVLAVTGAEALYADLGHFGRKPIARAWSFFVFPALAVHYLGQGALLMADPAALQNPFYRMFPAWALWPALGLATLAAIIASQAVISGAYSVTRQAMQLGFLPRMTVRHTSAAASGQIYMPAVNTALLLGVLAAVLGFGSSSALAAAYGIAVTLTMGITGLLVAVLARRAWRWPRPLVGLLLAGLLALDGLMIAGCLIKFADGGWFPLALGGLLGLGMALWARGRQRLLAALRRDGLALDDFVASLAADPLPRIARTAVYPSADAQTVPQALLHNLKHHQHLHARNLVLTVRFADTPWVPAGQRLSVQPLGQGFWRVGVAFGFMEVPDLPQALDGLAALGLPIEPAATSYFLSRETLLPQAANGPSAWADRAFAAMSRQARGVAGFFCLPEGAVVELGTRLRL, encoded by the coding sequence ATGGCTTCCCATCCGCAAGCGGCCGACCCTGCATCGGTCCCCCGCGCCACCCAGGCCGCCCTGACCGTGGCCGCCCTCGGCGTCGTCTATGGCGACATCGGCACCAGCCCGCTCTACACCGTCAAGGAGGTCTTCGCCCCGGCCACCGGCGTGCCGCTGGATGCGCTGCACCTGGTGGGCGCGGTGTCGGTCATCGTCTGGACGCTGCTCCTCGTCGTCTCGCTGAAATACGTGCTGCTGGTGCTGCGAGCCGACCACCACGGCGAGGGCGGCGCCCTGGCCCTGGCCGCCCGCGTGGCGGCGCTGATGGACGGCCGGCCGGCGCAGCGCACCGCCGTGCTGGCCCTGGGCGTCACCGCGGCCACGCTGTTCTACGGCGACAGCCTGATCACCCCGGCCATCTCGGTGCTGGGGGCGATGGAGGGCCTGGCCGTCGCCTCGCCCGCGCTGGCGCACTGGGCGCTGCCGGCGACGGTGCTGATCCTCACCGGGCTCTTCCTGGTGCAGCGCTTCGGCACCGCCCGGGTGGGCACGGCCTTCGGGCCGATCATCGCGCTGTGGTTCCTGACGCTGGCGCTGACCGGTATCGTGCAGATCGTCCAGACCCCGGCCATCCTGGCCGCGCTGAACCCGCTGGCCGCGGTCGGCTTCCTGGTGGATCGCGGCCCCGGCCTCTTGCTGGTCATGGGGGCCATCGTGCTGGCCGTGACCGGCGCCGAGGCGCTGTATGCCGACCTGGGCCACTTCGGCCGCAAGCCCATCGCCCGGGCCTGGAGCTTCTTCGTCTTCCCGGCCCTGGCCGTGCATTACCTGGGGCAGGGCGCGCTGCTGATGGCCGATCCGGCGGCCCTGCAGAACCCCTTCTACCGGATGTTCCCGGCGTGGGCGCTGTGGCCGGCCCTGGGGCTGGCCACGCTGGCGGCCATCATTGCCTCGCAGGCGGTGATCTCGGGCGCCTACTCGGTCACCCGGCAGGCCATGCAGCTCGGCTTCCTGCCGCGGATGACGGTGCGCCACACCTCGGCGGCAGCTTCGGGCCAGATCTACATGCCCGCCGTCAACACCGCGCTGCTGCTGGGCGTGCTGGCGGCCGTGCTGGGCTTTGGCAGTTCGTCGGCGCTGGCGGCGGCCTACGGCATCGCCGTCACCCTGACCATGGGCATCACCGGCCTGCTGGTGGCCGTGCTGGCGCGCCGCGCCTGGCGCTGGCCGCGGCCCCTGGTCGGCCTGCTGCTGGCCGGCCTGCTGGCGCTGGACGGGCTGATGATTGCCGGCTGCCTGATCAAGTTCGCCGACGGCGGCTGGTTCCCGCTGGCTCTGGGCGGGCTGCTGGGCCTGGGCATGGCGCTGTGGGCGCGTGGCCGCCAGCGCCTGTTGGCTGCGCTGCGCCGCGACGGCCTGGCGCTGGACGACTTCGTCGCCAGCCTGGCCGCCGACCCGCTGCCGCGCATCGCCCGCACCGCCGTCTACCCCTCGGCCGACGCGCAGACCGTGCCCCAGGCCCTGCTGCACAACCTGAAGCACCACCAGCACCTGCACGCCCGCAACCTGGTGCTGACCGTGCGCTTTGCCGACACCCCCTGGGTGCCGGCCGGGCAGCGCCTGAGCGTGCAGCCCCTGGGCCAGGGCTTCTGGCGCGTCGGCGTTGCCTTCGGCTTCATGGAAGTGCCCGACCTGCCGCAGGCCCTGGACGGCCTGGCCGCGCTGGGCCTGCCCATCGAGCCCGCTGCCACCAGCTACTTCCTCAGCCGCGAAACCCTGCTGCCGCAGGCCGCGAACGGCCCCTCGGCCTGGGCGGACCGCGCCTTTGCCGCGATGAGCCGCCAGGCCCGCGGCGTGGCCGGCTTCTTCTGTCTGCCCGAAGGCGCGGTGGTCGAGCTGGGCACCCGGCTGCGGCTGTGA